aaaattgtttattatataaattccttgtttttttttttttttttatccataTAGATTGTTTGGGTAagttcattaaaaataaaaaaaaaccaattattaTGGCATAGTATTAGTATTAACAACcacctatttttttatttatatagtATCCATAGATTTTATCTAAATCGTCCATGTAGTGGAGTTTTATATCTTTTCACATGTGGCTGCTTTTTTAttggtaaataaataataataaaaaattaatataatttaatgtattttaaaaaaaaaaaaaattaaactctttattctattttattaACATACAGGATGGTTCATTGATATTTGTTTAATTCCTGGAATGGTTGAAGATTATAATGCAAAAGTAAGTTTTagcattaaaaaaaaaaaaaaaaaaaaaaaaaaaaaaacaaagtaCACATTGATTTGATatactaatattttttatttataaaaaaaaaaaaaaaaaaaatatagtaTGACTCAATgaataaaacaacaacaacagtaaCTCAAGTTGTTGTTCAACCAGTTTACCAAGGttcaccacaacaacaaccatacGGTGccccaccacaacaaccataCGGTGctccaccacaacaaccataCGGTGctccaccacaacaaccataCGGTGctccaccacaacaaccataCGGTgctccaccaccacaaccataTGGTGCTCCACCACCAGGCGCATATGCTCCACAAGGCAATTACCCACCACCATATGGTCCACAATAAAGTAAAactatttatttcaaataaaaaaaaaaataaataatgataataataaaaataatatgaaaaattaaataaaatattatttaaataaaaaaaaaaaaaaaaatgttcaaattaaaaatattggatATTTTCAGATTTTCaggtttgtatttttttttttttttttttttttttttttttttttttttttttttgaaaatttaatttgtgaaaaaaaaaaaaaaatgacatcAAAACATagaaatacaaataaaaataagaaaagtaatcaaaatttaagtAACAATAGTAGTCATAATGATGAATTatgtagtggtggtagtagtagtagtatcaataatagtaatagtagtttAGATGATGTTAAGAACAAAGGAGAGATATTTCAATCTATAAATAACATtttcaatgaatttaataaacaagaaaaagaaagaaatgaTATAGCTAGAATACCACATAAGATTTGGGATAATTATTgggtaaaaaaaagtataagaaccattgaaattatattttggATTTCATTAGGTTTAGGTACTGCTTATTATACTGATTTGGTTAATGTAATTTTATATagtgaaattattaaaaggtaaaaaaaaaaaaattttattttatttattttctaaataatataatactaataataatatttattattattatttttagattatattttaatattggaaTTGTTGGATTAGTTggatttatttcaatttatatttattgtgGTTATTTCTCAAAAGTTGAtgtaaaaaagaatgatgatgattgggAAAAGGTTCACCCAAAATTAATTCCATTTGCAACAAtttttttagtaattttttcttttgggtaattattatttattatttagtttaaaaatttatttatcttttaaaatttattaatttcttttttttttattttattaaattatagcATAATGATAGGGTGTTGGCCAGTTTGGGGATTTTTAACaccactttttttatttatttatttcgcATCTATATCTTATATAATTTAGAAAAGAgagtataaaaataaaaaataattgaataataatttagaaaaaaaaaaaaaaaattaaagaatttttattattttattattttggtttttttaaagtgaattttaaaatcacctattaaaaaaaaaaaaaaaaaaagaaaaaagaaaaaaaaaaaaataatgatactaTTATATGAAATAtttcatataatttttaaaatataattttttttttttttaatttatatttatatatttatataaattattgacGATAATGATTtgtatcaaataataaagatacaCCATGAGCTATATCCAAAACCAATTCATAAGTTAAAAACATGATACAAGAATTTGGAACTACACGAATGATATGTGGACCAGCACCACCAAATAAACCTCTTATACCTTCTTCTCTTGCGATTAAAGTTAAACCTTGAATGACACCagtatattttgattttacacCTGGTTTAGTTTGTTCACGTAAACGAGTTCTAACTACTTCATGAGGATAGGTTGTGATTGCAGCAATTAATTTAGCAATACCAGCagatattaaatattcacTTGTTGATAATTCATTTGGATTTTCGTAACCTTTTAAACGTTTTTCAGTGATGATACGATTCTTAAAGCCTTCATAGAGTACGAATTGGAAAGCACTCTCTGAGACTGAAATCAATGATGCACCCAATCCCTTGTAGAAACCCAATGGTCCCTCTTCTCTGAGAATCGATAGACAACAATGGAACATACCACGATATTGAGTACCCTCATTGAAATTCTTTAATGAGGTTTGTAATTGCATACGTGTTTTAATTAACCAAATGGGTGAAGTTGTAATTGCAACTGCTGCACCCGAACTAACGGCACTTGTAATCCAAAGTATTGGTCCATCAGTGTATCCAAGTTTATTCATTATTGATTTGGTAAAACTATAACTACTGAAATGAATCGCTCTCGCTGGTGCAACACCTAATAAATGGGCCCCCAACCCTTTCCAAAGTCCACTCTTACCATCTCTTTTCACTAAATGATATAATGAATATGCTGTAGTTGGCACAAATCTTGGTTTATCTTTAACTAATAAATTGGAATTCTTTGCTTGTAATTGAGTTTTTATAACTTCTAATGGTGATGTGCATATAACTCCTGCTGCTCCACCAATACCACCTGCTATAAAATGTAATAATGCATTctttgatcttttttttctattattattattattattattattgatattattattattattttgtatatttattatattatttatattatttaaattattgggtatttgaattgaatttggaACTGATAAAGTtgtataatttataaaagtgGGAaacattttatatatttattttataattttttattttttatttttattttattttttttttttattctcaaGAATATTTATTGAAATCGGTcgtttattataattataattaaaaaacgagtaaaaaaaaaataaaaaaaataaaaaaaataaaaagttcgttttttgattttttttaaaattttgacgagaaaaaaaaaaaaataataataaaataatataaaaaaaatactttttcatATGACGATAAAAATATGTGTgtggtttttaatttttattaattttcaaattttctctttatttatttatatctagatatttttatatttccagattttttttttttttttttttttttttaaaattttatttttgtaatttttttattttttttatttttacacatttttaattaatattcaaaataatatattaattaatacttttatttttttttttttccaccaaataattatttgttattttttttttttttaaatttattcacacacacacacagaataaatatataataaaaatatgcaagaaaaaaaaaaaagaaataattatatattaatttattaaaaatagttgatggtggtaatttgaaaatcaagaaattttaatttttaagtgaattttatttaaatttcttcTTCAGGGTAATCACCAACTAAAACATTTTTTGGTTTTGCAAAACAACCATATTTTGGAGAACATTGAAAGTATTGTTTACCTTTAACGGAACCATCATTTTTACCTAATGGTAAATCTAATTCTACACCAATCCAAACACCTGAACTAAATTCAACAGTACCAACATATTGAACTTTACCTAATCTTTCATCATAGTTTGTTGGATCATCTGAAATTACTTTACATCTATCACcaactttaatttcaatttcagtATCAGTTGcattgtttgttgttgttgttgttgctgttactgttgttgctgttgtatcattttctttctttaattgattttcttcTTTCCACTTTTTATAAGTACCTTCACGTTTATTATAATCTTCTTCAGAAATAACTGGTTTTGGTGCTTTTGAAATATCTTGTAATTCAGATACGAAATTATTTGGATCTTTATCAATGATATGAACATTCATACCATCTTTTGGTTCATATGATCCTAAtgttttatcatcatcatcgtcaattttacaaatatcattcactttattttcatcacgTAAAATTAATTCCATATATTTTGGTTCTGTACCTACAAATCTATAtaactataaaaaattaaaaaaattaaaattaaaaaaattaatcccatatatattagttttatataaatttatattattattattgttgtttttaattattaattattattaattattacttactttttctttaaaatcttttattttgagATCAAgtgaaaagtttttaaaattgtttgtTCCTAATGATTCACCTGTTAAAACTGAATGTGTAATT
This region of Dictyostelium discoideum AX4 chromosome 3 chromosome, whole genome shotgun sequence genomic DNA includes:
- a CDS encoding TM2 domain containing protein, producing MSQKSVCVTYLLWLFFGLFGIHRFYLNRPCSGVLYLFTCGCFFIGWFIDICLIPGMVEDYNAKYDSMNKTTTTVTQVVVQPVYQGSPQQQPYGAPPQQPYGAPPQQPYGAPPQQPYGAPPQQPYGAPPPQPYGAPPPGAYAPQGNYPPPYGPQ
- the tmem128 gene encoding hypothetical protein yields the protein MTSKHRNTNKNKKSNQNLSNNSSHNDELCSGGSSSSINNSNSSLDDVKNKGEIFQSINNIFNEFNKQEKERNDIARIPHKIWDNYWVKKSIRTIEIIFWISLGLGTAYYTDLVNVILYSEIIKRLYFNIGIVGLVGFISIYIYCGYFSKVDVKKNDDDWEKVHPKLIPFATIFLVIFSFGIMIGCWPVWGFLTPLFLFIYFASISYII
- the rimA gene encoding mitochondrial substrate carrier family protein — translated: MFPTFINYTTLSVPNSIQIPNNLNNINNIINIQNNNNNINNNNNNNNRKKRSKNALLHFIAGGIGGAAGVICTSPLEVIKTQLQAKNSNLLVKDKPRFVPTTAYSLYHLVKRDGKSGLWKGLGAHLLGVAPARAIHFSSYSFTKSIMNKLGYTDGPILWITSAVSSGAAVAITTSPIWLIKTRMQLQTSLKNFNEGTQYRGMFHCCLSILREEGPLGFYKGLGASLISVSESAFQFVLYEGFKNRIITEKRLKGYENPNELSTSEYLISAGIAKLIAAITTYPHEVVRTRLREQTKPGVKSKYTGVIQGLTLIAREEGIRGLFGGAGPHIIRVVPNSCIMFLTYELVLDIAHGVSLLFDTNHYRQ
- the tbcB gene encoding tubulin folding cofactor B, translated to MSSTKSDFEIIREYIIGDGKDISVGKAPEGNVRLEITHSVLTGESLGTNNFKNFSLDLKIKDFKEKLYRFVGTEPKYMELILRDENKVNDICKIDDDDDKTLGSYEPKDGMNVHIIDKDPNNFVSELQDISKAPKPVISEEDYNKREGTYKKWKEENQLKKENDTTATTVTATTTTTNNATDTEIEIKVGDRCKVISDDPTNYDERLGKVQYVGTVEFSSGVWIGVELDLPLGKNDGSVKGKQYFQCSPKYGCFAKPKNVLVGDYPEEEI